A stretch of DNA from Candidatus Poribacteria bacterium:
AAGGATGTAAGTGTATGGCAGAGATAATCTGTGACGGTAAAACGACCCGCGACATCAACACGGAAATCAAACGCCTCATCGCGGGTGGTGAAACCAATATCCGCATGAAAAACCCCGTCGCTCGGCACAACTTGGGCGTCGCGATTCTACAGTCGGTAAAGTTGACCTTCGACGGGAGTGTTGGTTACTACTGTGCAGGGATGGTCGACGGTCCCACCGTGGAAATCAAAGGGAGCGCAGGTTGGGGATTGGCGGAATCTATGATGGGCGGCACTGTTACTGTCGAAAGGAATGCGGGCAACGGTGCGGCGGCTTCAATTCGAGGTGGGACGGTTGTGGTTCGGAGCGACGCAGCTTCGCGGTTGGGCGTTTCGATGAAAGGTGGACTGATAATCGTCGGCGGCAACTGTGGTTACATGGCGGGTTTCATGGCGCAGCGAGGGACGATCATTGTCTGCGGAGACACGGGGGAAGCATTCGCTGATTCGATGTATGAAGCGGTTTGCTTTGTCGGCGGTAACATCGCTGAACTCGGCAACGACGCCGTGATTGAGGAACCGACTACAGAAGATCTCACCTTCCTTGAATCCACCCTGTCTCAGCATCTCCCTTCCAAAGTTGGCAACTCACAGACTCTCCTCCACAATTTCAAGAAAGTCGTCTCTGGGCGCAAGTTGTGGAACTTCGATAAGGACGAGCGAGCGGTGTGGCGGGAAGCGTTGTGATTCGTTGCAGAAGGAGGTAATATAATGTCCACGAATGTTCAAGGAATTCAAGTCCCCGAAGGGGCAACGGTGGACCTTAAAATTGAGATAACAGCACAAGTAAACATCACAGCCTTTGTAGCACAGCAGAAGGTTACGCAATTTGTCATCAGTGAAATCAGTAATCAACTTTGCGGTGAAAAGCCTGATTTGAATATCGGTGAACGCTTGTGCTGGTCAGTACCGGTGGTACTTACA
This window harbors:
- a CDS encoding glutamate synthase, which translates into the protein MAEIICDGKTTRDINTEIKRLIAGGETNIRMKNPVARHNLGVAILQSVKLTFDGSVGYYCAGMVDGPTVEIKGSAGWGLAESMMGGTVTVERNAGNGAAASIRGGTVVVRSDAASRLGVSMKGGLIIVGGNCGYMAGFMAQRGTIIVCGDTGEAFADSMYEAVCFVGGNIAELGNDAVIEEPTTEDLTFLESTLSQHLPSKVGNSQTLLHNFKKVVSGRKLWNFDKDERAVWREAL